The sequence TCAATTAGATATCTATCTGAAAGTCTGGCCAGCGTCTTCCACGGGCTGTCCTGGTCGTCGACAATCCCTTACTCAAAGGGAGAAAACTTACCCCACTTTGAAGGCGCCATGGTCTGAGAAATTTGCAGGGTAAAGGGTCGATTTAAATTGTAGTGTCAAGACAAAACAGTGTGTATTTATTAAGAGAGCTGTAGGGCTACAGGCTGATGGAACTCCAACGGGGACGACGCGCAAGTCAGTAGAACGAAACCAGTGGCCGCCTTCCCTCCTTTACTgaactcttttttttttcacggTTTTGTGAAATTACATGGTCAAGGCTGATTGGCGGGGCAAAAATTTCTTTGGAGAGAAACTCGGCAGCGGAAGAATATAAATCCAGTCCTACATACGGGTCAAGGTTGGAACCTTCTGCGCGCAGGATGATGATGGGACATTGCTAAGGATAGGATGGAGGCTATGGAGCAGCAGATGTTAAGAGACATGCTTCAAATGTTGTGAGGCTTCAATTTCCTAATTTAAAGGCAAAACACGTTCCTTATTTTGATACAAATTCTTAGCTATTTCGcggatgtactccgtattgacTACCGGATTTCGATTCGATTCGTTCTTTTCCGTCCTTCatctcttttattttttattcaTTTTCTTACAGGTTTACTGCAGTGCGGAAGTTCTCTCCAGCATAGACAGCGCTGGAACCAAGCTCTTCCTCGATGCGGAGGATCTGGTTCAGCTTGGCAAGACGCTCGGACCGGGCAGGGGCGCCAGTCTTGATCTGGCCAGAGCGCAGTCCGACGACAATGTCGGCAATGGTGACGTCCTCGGTCTCACCGGAACGGTGAGATACCATCACACCCCAGCCGTCAGCGTACGAGTCCTTAGCGGCCTGGATGGATTCGGTCAAGGTGCCGATCTGGTTCACTTTGAGCAACAGAGCATTGCATGCCTTGAGGTCAATGGCCTTCTTGATGCGGATGGGGTTGGTGACAGTAAGGTCATCCCTAAATTTCTTCTTGTCAGTTGCTAAACACAGTCATGGGGCACGGGCATGATCACATACGCGACGATTTGCATGTTAGAGGTTTTGAAGAAGTAGCTCCACGCCTCCCAGTCGTCTTCGGCGAAGGGATCCTCAATGCTGACGATGTCGTACTTGCTGGCCAACTTCTTATAGAGATCGCTGAGCTCCTCATATGTGACCCACTTGCTCTTATCGCTGTTAGGGTTTTTGAAGTCAAGGTCGTATTTCTTCTCCTCCGGCTTGTAGAACTCGCTGGATGCAACGTCGAGGGCAATTTTTACCTTGCCGGTATAACCTGCCTGCTCGATGGCCTCGGCGATCAAGTCGAGAGCTTCCTCGGGAGTTTGGATATCGGGAGCGACACCACCCTCGTCACCAACATTGCCAGCAGACTGGCCATATTTGGACTTGGCAAGTGCCTTGAGCTTGTGGTAGACTTCGGAGCCCTGGCGAAGGGCCTCAGAGAAAGAAGGGGCGGCACTACTAGGTCAGGATTGCATTCGGAGAGATCGACTGGGTGCCTTTTTTCCTAACTTACGATGGAACAATCATGAATTCCTGGAAGGCGAGGCGGCCACCAGCATGGGAACCCCCGTTAAGGACATTCTGGAATGGTACGGGAAGGACGTATGGCTTCTTGGTCCCGGCAAGATCGGAGACGTGCGCGTAAAGTGGAACGCCCTTCTCAGCAGCACCAGCCTTTGCGATAGCCAGACTGACACCAAGGATGGCGTTGGCACCAAGGTTGGACTTGTTGGCGGTACCATCCAGCTTGTTCAAGAATTCGTCGACCTTGGATTGGTCCTTCACGTCAATGTTCTCCTTGATGACGGCGGGGCCAATGACCTCGTTGACGTTCTTGACAGCCTTCAAGACACCTGGGTTCGAATTGGATGATCGTCAAAATGCAGCTTCCCACATGGATTGCGGGATATACTCACCCTTTCCGAGCCAGTGAGTCTTGTCACCATCACGGAGCTCACAAGCCTCATGCTGGCCTATTGATGGACGTGTCAGCCGATTGTGCGTAGACGTGAGACCGTAATTTTCTTGGGTTCATGGGGGTCTGGAAGCATCAGTCTACTACTCACCAGTGGAGGCGCCGGATGGAACAATGGCACGGTGAAGGCCAGTCTCAGTGACGACGTCGACCTCCACGGTGGGGTTGCCACGGGAGTCGTAGACCGATCTAGCGTGGATCTTTGTGATCGCCATCCTGGGATGAAGGTTAACGTTGGAATTTGACGATGAGAGCAGCCTTGATTAGTGAAATGGTCGTGAGATTCCGAGCACAAGCGAAGAATTGGAAAGTGGTGTGTGTTGTGTTCTGTTGAGGCCTTTTCAGACCCTTCTTCACCGAACGGCCGAAAATGTCCAAGCTTTCAACAACAGCCTCTTGAAGCAAACACCACTCAAGTGAcactttctctttttttgagACTTTTAAGGATGTACTGGAACAACAATTTGATCGTGGTAATGGTGGCTTCGATTGAGTATATTTGCGCGGGCTACAGAGGAGAGATGTGGGAGAGGCGAGGGCGGGGCTGAGGGGCACAAAACGCAGGAGGTAGGGGAGAGGGAGGTAGGCGTCAACAGTTGTGACTGTTTGAGGAAAAAGAGACTTACTTGAGGTATTACTGTGATGTGGTAGGTGGGAAGGATTTGAGGGTATCAATTGGGGGAGATCTGGTGCCAATTGCAAAGGGAGATGAGGTGAGGGGAActgagggagagagagaagagaagggaGAAGTTGTTTCTGGATGATGAGCAGATCTATGATGAAAGACGCCCAATTACCTAATGATGTTGTTATGATTTTCGCCGCAAGCCGGGACAAGTCTTTCTCGTCGACAGAATACAGCCCCTCCAAAAGTCCAAGGCGGTTTGGCGGGACATCGCGAGAGGCATTGCCCCGACGCCAGCCAATTAGCTGGCCCGCAAGGTGGCTCCGGGATATTCCAGGTcccagtacggagtaattaCGGAGCATATCTGCCCTGTAGGATCCAATGTGCCTGTTACGAAGTACGTATGCATGGGTACGGACATTCAACTTCGCGAGCCAAAAAAGGTTTGTGGGCGGGGTGTGTTGGCGGTTGATGGCATCATCGTCGTTTGGATCGCCTTCTCTGGCCGCCCTGAGGTACTCGAAGCTTAACCGTCTTTGGTCTAGGTAGGTACCGTACCGTAGGCACCTTACCGTCACGGAACAATATTGTGCCGcgttacggagtacaaacATAGCAAACAGAACTCATGCTCGAAATTTATTACATAATTATCTATCACGTGAATGGATATTTTTGAGACCGGTGGTTTGGTTTGCGTGGTTTGCTCTGTTTGCAGGATTTTGGGGCTGGAGCTGGCTGGGGCGCAACTTGAAGCTCCGTGGCGCGAGCAGGCAGTCCCCGTCCCAACGTCAGCATCCCAGAGCTGCCCGGGTGTATGTACGGTCCTGTGTCCAAAGCCGGTAGTTTGACTTTGCTCCCCCGAACACATCCCAAGGATTGACTTCCCCCTTTTGAGAGTGCCTATTCATCGAGCGCACCTCTTCCCACCTCCTGCATCGCCTGTTCAGCTTGAGATCACCATGACCACTGCCAATGACCCAGAGCGCCAGCAGGCCCTTGAAGATTACAAGAAGGCCCTGCTAGAGTCGAGAGAATGGGAGGCTAAGCTGAAAGCCCTTCGGTTGGGTATCAAAGATTTGCAGAAGGAGTTTGACCAGACAGAGGAAAATATCAAGGCGCTACAGAGTGTCGGACAGATCATCGGAGAGGTTCTCAAGCAGCTGGATGAGGAGAGATGTGAGTTGACACCTCTATATGTACCTCATCCTCGACTGGGCTTTCCGTGTCGCTGACTTTAGTGCAGTTATCGTCAAGGCTTCCTCCGGTCCTAGATACGTCGTCGGATGCCGGTCCAAAGTAGACAAATCAAAGCTCAAGCAAGGAACCCGCGTCGCTCTCGACATGACAACCCTCACCATCATGCGCATGCTGCCTCGCGAAGTCGATCCCCTCGTCTACAACATGTCCTTGGAAGATCCTGGCCAGGTTAACTTTGCTGGTATTGGTGGCTTGAACGACCAGATTCGCGAGCTGAGAGAGGTCATCGAGCTGCCCCTCAAGAACCCGGAGCTTTTCATGCGAGTGGGGATAAAGCCTCCCAAGGGTGTTCTGCTGTATGGGCCCCCGGGCACAGGGAAGACGCTCCTGGCCAGAGCCGTCGCCAGCTCCCTAGAAACCAACTTTTTAAAAGGTGGGCTATCAGGTTTATACTGCTCCTTTTTTGTAAACCGTGCTAAACTCTAGCTCAGTCGTCTCCTCTGCTATCGTTGACAAGTACATTGGCGAGTCTGCCCGATTAATTCGAGAGATGTTCGGTTACGCCAAAGAGCACGAACCATGCATCATCTTTATGGACGAAATCGATGCCATCGGAGGGAGAAGATTCTCGGAGGGAACCTCTGCCGACAGAGAAATTCAACGTACACTGATGGAGCTCCTCAATCAACTGGATGGATTCGACTACCTTGGAAAGACAAAGATCATCATGGCCACAAACAGACCGGACACTCTAGACCCGGCCCTTCTTCGTGCTGGGCGCCTTGATCGAAAGATTGAAATCCCCCTGCCCAATGAAGTCGGTCGATTGGAGATCTTAAAGATTCATTCTAGCGGAGTGGCCATAGAGGGCGAAATTGACTTTGAAACTGTCGTCAAAATGAGCGATGGCTTGAATGGCGCTGACCTACGAAACGTGGTAACAGAAGCGTAAGTCTACATGCCTGCCTCTGCTGTGCTTGCCAGCAAATTCTAAAATTATTCTTTGATTTAGAGGTCTTTTTGCCATCAAAGACTACCGAGATGCAATCAACCAAGACGACTTTAACAAAGCTGTCCGAAAAGTGGCCGAAGCAAAGAAGCTCGAAGGCAAGCTCGAGTACCAGAAACTCTGAAGTAGATACCTTTTCCTTTGGCATAGTTTAGTGTTCTTGATCATACAACGGCGTTGCCTACGGCCCTGCTACGTAGAAAAACTATGATAGAATGTTCTGTGCCGACCATGATGCTGTATTTCATACTCCACAAAAAGTTCCCTGTCGCCATTTACAAGATGCATCGCTGCAGAGCAAACAGAACAAACATGACTTTGCCAACTGGCGATTTTGTGACGAAATGGGCTGACTGTTCACTGTAGCGGAAGCACATAATGCAACAAAATCCTAAGCAGCAACTCTTGCTATATTGTATCTGCATCTTTTAAACTGATAATGTGGTAATCTGCAACATTCATCTACCGGTACAGCATTTATGCTCCAAAGTTCAACGGCGTCCTAGCTTCCCGTAACGGCGCCGCAAACACGCATGACAATTCAATTGACCAGGGCATTGACGACATGAAGATAGAGCAGATAAATAATTTGTAAGATTGACTGAAGAGAGATATTCAAACCCCATTCTAACCTTATTCCACACAAGGACCTAGTAGCTATAGTACCCGCCACCTAATTTTAACCGCTCTGTACGGATCTCCGATTTCATCGACCCTGTGACACTATCTACTGTTCGTCCGTCCTTACTCACCTTTACTCGGGGTACCTACATCATCGGGTACGTCTGGAATGTCCTTTCAACTCCCCAGCCGCGTCCCTTCCTTCAAGTCTCCGCAGCGAGAAATCGAAGATGATTACTGGCGCGCCGCGACCTCCGCGCGCAAGACGTCGCACAACGCCGGCGGTGGGTTCGAGATCGCGGATAGGATTGGCCAGTTTATGAATCCTAATCGCGAACTGCCAATGTACAAAGACAAGCCGTATTCTGCGGCACCAGGCCATGCGAGATCGAGGAGGCGCAAACAGGTTGTTTGGCTGGGGGTGTTGGTGGCGTTTGCGGTGACAGTTTGGTGGTTGTGGTCCGGAGGGAGAGCGGAGAAGATCATTTCTCGCGGAAAAGAGATGAAGGGAATGCATGGTGGTGAGTTGTGGAAATGGGTGCAAGGGTTTGAGAAAGGCGAGACcaggaggaaaggaaagacGGTGGATTGGGCAGAGAGAAGGGAGAGAGTTAAAGATGCGTTTATGGTAAGCTGGGATGGATATGAGAGGTATGCGTGGGGTGAGTTCATGGCGACATGATAGTCATGATTTTGGAAGGATGCTAACCACCTTTTGTTGAGGTCGTGATGAGTATTATCCCATTCGGAAATCCGGCAGAAATATGGTCGATGGTGGAATGGGCTGGATAATAGTTGACGCCCTCGATACCCTCATGATCATGAATCTTACCTCTCGTGTGCAGCAAGCTCGAAATTGGATCCACACGTCACTACGTTATGATCAGGATCATGACGTGAACACCTTTGAGACGACTATCCGTATGCTGGGCGGCTTACTTTCGGCGCATTATCTGTCTACTACGTATCCTGAGTTGGCACCTATAGCCGACGATGACCCAGGTGCTCCGGGAGAGGATTTATATATCGAAAAAGCCACCGAATTGGCGGATCGGTTGCTGGGTGCGTTCGAGTCTCCTTCAGGAGTGCCCTATGCCAGTTTGAATCTAAACAAATCTGTTGGGATCCTGTCGCACTCCGATAATGGTGCTTCGTCGACTGCAGAGGCGGGTACCGTTCAACTAGAGTTCAAGTACCTTGCAAAATTGACCGGGGAAGCGAACTACTGGGAGAAAGCTGAGAAAATCATCGAGGTTATTGAAGCAAATGGTAGGGAAGACGGGCTAGTTCCTATATATATCTACGCGGATACTGGCAAATTTATGGGAGAGAACATTCGTTTAGGGAGCCGGGGTGACTCTTACTACGGTATGTCGATTTTTCGCCTATTCATTTGAATTCTTACTGACAGTAGATCCGCAGAATACCTAATAAAACAGTATCTCCAGACATCGAATGAGGAACCGATATATCTAGAGATGTGGGACGAGACGCTGAACGGCATCCGCAAACATTTACTCACGTACACAAAACACGCCTCTCTGACGATCGTCGGGGAGCGTCCAAATGGTCTACGCCAACCCATTTTGCCCAAAATGGACCATCTTGTCTGTTTTTTGCCGGGTACCATCGCTCTAGGTGCAACTGGCGGCTTGCCGCTCTCAGAGGCTCGGAGGTCAGCTGGTTGGGGACGTAAACAGGAGGAAGAGATGCTACTGGCGAAGGAGCTCATGAAAACCTGTTGGGCAACGTATCTTGCCACTGCAACAGGGCTGGCACCTGAGATCACGTATTTCAAGATCGACGATCCTCCCCGAACGATTAAAGACGTCTATCCGGactttgatttttccttTGGTGGCGGGGAGAAgtccaaaaagaaaaagacgGGCTTGAGAGACGATGCTGATTTGTTCATGAAATCGCATCCACTCTACCCCCTCGACCGTGAAAAATCAATTTGGCTCAAGGATATAACCATTCGTGGCCCTGACCAACATAATCTCCAGCGCCCTGAGACCGTGGAATCCTTATTTTACATGTATCGTATCACAGGCGACGAGACGTACCGATTTTGGGGATGGGAAATGTTCAAGTCATTCATCAAGCACACCGCTGTGTTCGAGGATGAGCCATCTCCTGGAGCGCCTAGCGACGACGCTTCGTACATCCGCGGTTTTACGTCGCTCTCGAATGCGAATACTATCCCACCAGTAAAGAGGGATAATATGGAAAGCTTTTGGTTGGCGGAGACGCTCAAGTACTTCTACCTGTTGTTTTCCGAGAGGGACTTCATCCCCTTGGAAACGACTGTGTTCAATACGGAGGCACATATTTTCCCCAGGTTTAAGATGGGCAAGAATTTCAAGACTGGGTGGAGGAGGAAGTTCCCTGTGAATAAAGTTGGCTAAAGGAATTTTGAAGCGGCAAACAGTACCTTCTTGTAAATGTGTCATGGATGATAGTGCATGTATGGATTTTATTATGACTCTTTTCTAATACATGTCCGAAATATAGGCTGTCCAAGCATCCTAGAGCTCACACAGTCGTCAAACCATCCGAAATCATAGACTCGCTCTTTTTCATTTCCGTTCGCTTCTCCCGACAGCGGCTCGAATCAGTCTCGCATATCCCTCGACGGCATCCTCCATATCTCCCACACTCAATCCTTCGTTCTCTCCATGCGCCACGAAGATACTACCCGGACCGTACAAATACCGCTTCACCTTCCCATGGTCCGGCAGATCGTGATCATGAATGTCCCAATTCGGCACATCAGTCCCATAGTTGACCGTCATCACATCGAATCCTTCTACATCCGAATCTAGGTCGACAGGTGGATATGCTCCGCCAGCGGAGAAACTAACATGTACATCCTCGGGGTTTTTAGACGCGGAACGCACGGCAGCAAGGATGGTTTCTTTGGCGTGAGTCACAGTCCCACCGGCTAGCCGCACGGCAACCCTTGCAGAAGCACTGGCAGGAACCACGTTCGTGGCGACCCCGCCTTCCATGACGCCGATGTTCAGCGTCGTCTTGCCGTATTTCTCGCTCGAGGGTAATCCACCCTCGGACTCGGGGATGTCGCCCAGGCTATCGACCTTGGAGAGGATGGGGAGAATCTCTGAGACGGCGCTGCGTCCGAGCCACGGATATCCAGAGTGCGCAGGCTTTCCGCGCACGTGCACGTCGAAGTGCAACATGCCCTTGTGGCCTGAGACGAGCTTGCTTTCGGTCGGCTCGCCGAAGATTACTGTGTGGAAGGTGGGTGGGGAGGTGTTGAGTGGTGAGTTTGAAAAGTGGTGCATACCCTGGCCACCCGTCTCTTCGCTAACGACGAAGAGCAGGCCAAGGGGAGTGTCAGGGTTGGATTCGAGGTGCGATAGCGTCGCGATGATCTGGCATGCTACGCTTGCTTTGGCATCGACGGTGCCGCGGCCGGAGATGTGGATGGCCCTGCGGTCGATTGACGATGAACCTGTGGAGGCGGTTGGAGGGAGTGAGAGCGAGTAGGGTATGTAAGGAGGCACGGTGTCAATGTGGCTCGTGAGAATAATTTCCGGGGACGGCGAGGAGGCAGGATACGCGTAGACATTAAATCTTGACGgcttcctttcttcctcgtcGACTTCGTGTCCGTCAAGGGGAACAGCCTGCTTTTGTACGGTAAAGCCATGTCTTTCGAGATATTCAACTAAGAAATCTCCCACGCTCCCTTCGTTGTTGGAGATGGATTCGATCTCCGAGAGTGATCGGTGCAGGGAGAGCAGCTCGGAGCTAGCAATAATTTCATCCAAATTGCTCTTTTCATGGCCCTCGGGTATCATAACGAGATCCCCGTTATCAGCCATGATGGGCTTCTGGGGAGAGGATGACCGCTGGGAGGGCCTGGCCAAAACCAGCGGCAGCAGTGCCAAGGGTGCAAGAGTGAAGACCCTCATCTGTTCAATCTGAATCTATCCAATTCTTTCTCTTGACTCTTGGTCGTCGCTGGGACTGCGTCGCGCCGTTGAGGGAGCTCTCGGGATGACTAAATACATGTAGATCGGCGACGCACCCGCGGCTCGTCGTCGGCGTGTTTGTGGTATCACGGCGAATCAACTAGTGGCATCTCAGGAATCCCTGTCAGAATTCCAAGGCAGTAACTACAGAGGTCCCCATCACGGAGTATCATCCGGCAGATTCATTTATTATGGGAATATGCCCAGAATTGTTGCAGACAGGATTGTCGAAGTTGATTATTATTCCTATTTATTAAGTTACACAGCTTGACGGGCTCCCTTCATTGCTCGTCTTGGGAGAAGGGCCCGGCAGTCGCAGTCTCACTGCGAAGTTCTTCGACCTCAAAAGGCGAGACTACATTGATCCGGGTATGGATACTCCGCTGCGGCTTCGGGgaatattctctctctctctctctctctctctctgtgtgtgtgtgtgtgtgtgtgagtgTGTGCGTGTTTTCTTTTGGGTGGCCAAAACGGATCAAATTGGCCTCGATATACAACAATAAAAGGTCCCCTAAGAAGCATTCTTAAGCAGAACTGACGGCTACCACACCCCAAACGCCTGTGGTCAAACACTCGGCAGGACCGAAGTCTTTACATTCTTTGATGGGGATGCAAGATGCTAGCAGGCGTCTGTCCGGGATTGAGAGGTCATCCAGTGCTGGATTGATGAACCACTTAAAGCCGGTATGGAAAACACGAATCGCAAAGCATTCAACCGATTGCTCCCCAGAAGGCTAATTTTTACACTATAGTCTTTGCGTTTGTTCTTCGTGGCTACTACTTGGTCAGCTTGCACGTCGGCTTTGATCCCATCTTAGTTCACCGAGATTTGTCATTCGGTAAGGAAGCCGACATTAATGTTGCAGGGAGGGAGATGAAGAGAACATGAGACGCGCTGACCTAGCGCCGAGCTTGACATCGGCGTATAATAGCATGTAGCGGAGGTAGGAAAGAATTAATGTGATGTACAATCTAAAATAAAAGCTATCTTAAGAATACAGGTCTGAAAGTACACTGATATCTTTCGTAATCTGTATGACATCCAG is a genomic window of Coccidioides posadasii str. Silveira chromosome 3, complete sequence containing:
- the MNS1_1 gene encoding mannosyl-oligosaccharide alpha-1,2-mannosidase, variant 2 (CAZy:GH47~EggNog:ENOG410PFVB~COG:G~BUSCO:2714at33183) is translated as MKGMHGGELWKWVQGFEKGETRRKGKTVDWAERRERVKDAFMVSWDGYERYAWGRDEYYPIRKSGRNMVDGGMGWIIVDALDTLMIMNLTSRVQQARNWIHTSLRYDQDHDVNTFETTIRMLGGLLSAHYLSTTYPELAPIADDDPGAPGEDLYIEKATELADRLLGAFESPSGVPYASLNLNKSVGILSHSDNGASSTAEAGTVQLEFKYLAKLTGEANYWEKAEKIIEVIEANGREDGLVPIYIYADTGKFMGENIRLGSRGDSYYEYLIKQYLQTSNEEPIYLEMWDETLNGIRKHLLTYTKHASLTIVGERPNGLRQPILPKMDHLVCFLPGTIALGATGGLPLSEARRSAGWGRKQEEEMLLAKELMKTCWATYLATATGLAPEITYFKIDDPPRTIKDVYPDFDFSFGGGEKSKKKKTGLRDDADLFMKSHPLYPLDREKSIWLKDITIRGPDQHNLQRPETVESLFYMYRITGDETYRFWGWEMFKSFIKHTAVFEDEPSPGAPSDDASYIRGFTSLSNANTIPPVKRDNMESFWLAETLKYFYLLFSERDFIPLETTVFNTEAHIFPRFKMGKNFKTGWRRKFPVNKVG
- a CDS encoding uncharacterized protein (EggNog:ENOG410PH1I~COG:E~MEROPS:MER0026479~BUSCO:7796at33183); this translates as MADNGDLVMIPEGHEKSNLDEIIASSELLSLHRSLSEIESISNNEGSVGDFLVEYLERHGFTVQKQAVPLDGHEVDEEERKPSRFNVYAYPASSPSPEIILTSHIDTVPPYIPYSLSLPPTASTGSSSIDRRAIHISGRGTVDAKASVACQIIATLSHLESNPDTPLGLLFVVSEETGGQGMHHFSNSPLNTSPPTFHTVIFGEPTESKLVSGHKGMLHFDVHVRGKPAHSGYPWLGRSAVSEILPILSKVDSLGDIPESEGGLPSSEKYGKTTLNIGVMEGGVATNVVPASASARVAVRLAGGTVTHAKETILAAVRSASKNPEDVHVSFSAGGAYPPVDLDSDVEGFDVMTVNYGTDVPNWDIHDHDLPDHGKVKRYLYGPGSIFVAHGENEGLSVGDMEDAVEGYARLIRAAVGRSERK
- a CDS encoding uncharacterized protein (EggNog:ENOG410PFRB~COG:G~BUSCO:6604at33183), which produces MAITKIHARSVYDSRGNPTVEVDVVTETGLHRAIVPSGASTGQHEACELRDGDKTHWLGKGVLKAVKNVNEVIGPAVIKENIDVKDQSKVDEFLNKLDGTANKSNLGANAILGVSLAIAKAGAAEKGVPLYAHVSDLAGTKKPYVLPVPFQNVLNGGSHAGGRLAFQEFMIVPSAAPSFSEALRQGSEVYHKLKALAKSKYGQSAGNVGDEGGVAPDIQTPEEALDLIAEAIEQAGYTGKVKIALDVASSEFYKPEEKKYDLDFKNPNSDKSKWVTYEELSDLYKKLASKYDIVSIEDPFAEDDWEAWSYFFKTSNMQIVADDLTVTNPIRIKKAIDLKACNALLLKVNQIGTLTESIQAAKDSYADGWGVMVSHRSGETEDVTIADIVVGLRSGQIKTGAPARSERLAKLNQILRIEEELGSSAVYAGENFRTAVNL
- the RPT4 gene encoding 26S proteasome subunit rpt4 (BUSCO:188070at4751~EggNog:ENOG410PG6Y~COG:O~BUSCO:7498at33183) is translated as MTTANDPERQQALEDYKKALLESREWEAKLKALRLGIKDLQKEFDQTEENIKALQSVGQIIGEVLKQLDEERFIVKASSGPRYVVGCRSKVDKSKLKQGTRVALDMTTLTIMRMLPREVDPLVYNMSLEDPGQVNFAGIGGLNDQIRELREVIELPLKNPELFMRVGIKPPKGVLLYGPPGTGKTLLARAVASSLETNFLKVVSSAIVDKYIGESARLIREMFGYAKEHEPCIIFMDEIDAIGGRRFSEGTSADREIQRTLMELLNQLDGFDYLGKTKIIMATNRPDTLDPALLRAGRLDRKIEIPLPNEVGRLEILKIHSSGVAIEGEIDFETVVKMSDGLNGADLRNVVTEAGLFAIKDYRDAINQDDFNKAVRKVAEAKKLEGKLEYQKL
- the MNS1_1 gene encoding mannosyl-oligosaccharide alpha-1,2-mannosidase (CAZy:GH47~EggNog:ENOG410PFVB~COG:G~TransMembrane:1 (i80-97o)~BUSCO:2714at33183) yields the protein MSFQLPSRVPSFKSPQREIEDDYWRAATSARKTSHNAGGGFEIADRIGQFMNPNRELPMYKDKPYSAAPGHARSRRRKQVVWLGVLVAFAVTVWWLWSGGRAEKIISRGKEMKGMHGGELWKWVQGFEKGETRRKGKTVDWAERRERVKDAFMVSWDGYERYAWGRDEYYPIRKSGRNMVDGGMGWIIVDALDTLMIMNLTSRVQQARNWIHTSLRYDQDHDVNTFETTIRMLGGLLSAHYLSTTYPELAPIADDDPGAPGEDLYIEKATELADRLLGAFESPSGVPYASLNLNKSVGILSHSDNGASSTAEAGTVQLEFKYLAKLTGEANYWEKAEKIIEVIEANGREDGLVPIYIYADTGKFMGENIRLGSRGDSYYEYLIKQYLQTSNEEPIYLEMWDETLNGIRKHLLTYTKHASLTIVGERPNGLRQPILPKMDHLVCFLPGTIALGATGGLPLSEARRSAGWGRKQEEEMLLAKELMKTCWATYLATATGLAPEITYFKIDDPPRTIKDVYPDFDFSFGGGEKSKKKKTGLRDDADLFMKSHPLYPLDREKSIWLKDITIRGPDQHNLQRPETVESLFYMYRITGDETYRFWGWEMFKSFIKHTAVFEDEPSPGAPSDDASYIRGFTSLSNANTIPPVKRDNMESFWLAETLKYFYLLFSERDFIPLETTVFNTEAHIFPRFKMGKNFKTGWRRKFPVNKVG